TCTAATGTTCGCATTTCAATACGCTTGGTTTAAAGAAATGTCGTCTATATTTCCTGATGAACGTTATTAAAATAGGCCAGAATGATcatgtatattattttttttataaattctcCCAAATTAGTAAATTTTACTCAAAACAACGAATAAAGCAACGTGACTGAGTAAAACACACTATTATGAGGCCAAGCCCGGGCAGTAACTGCTTTATTGGGTTTAGTTACTATGCTCTGCTTTGCATACTTTGCAGAAATGGTCCCGTTAGATGTAACAGGCCGATTGCATATCCGTTTGGACGCGGAACCATTTTCAagataaagttttgttttcacacgGATTGTGTACGGTACCGGTCAAAAATAATGggtatttacattatttttttaatcgtttttttccatttggttTTGATAAAATGCATTTACGATCGACATCGCCGAACGCTGATCATGTCATTGAAACGTCTTATAAAGGTGTTGTcaagcagagaaacaagcaACTCTGAAATCAGAGTTTTGATAGTAACTGCGCATCCAGATGATGAATGTATGTTCTTTGCGCCAACGATTATACGACTGGTTGAATTAAATGCCTGCGttcatttgctgtgtttatcTGAAGGTACAGTGATAACAAACCTTTGTTTATACAAGTAATCTTAATAGCTCCATCTTAACTTAACGAATGAATTATTAATTGTGTAGCTTACTGCTAGCTAGTGCTAACTACTTGTAATTACAAGTTTCATTCGTGACGTTAAGTTAGCgttgagaaaaataataactaaacACAGCGCCCTTACAGTAAAATTACAGCTACCCCAAATCAGTGATGTGAATACTTAAATCTTTGATTAAACACTATCCATATGTCTAGTAAATAGACAAGACCCTTTTCAATTTTATGTTGTGTTGAAATAATTAACATCTTAGAAGCAGCTGCTTCTATATTGTTATGTATAACTAGTAGGCGTTCATAAAGCAAGCTTAgatcatttaattattttccacTCGAGTTtggaaagtttttatttttttttaaataaaaccaagagTTCTTGAATTTAGGTTAAATATGAAAATCAAGAAGGAAGGGAAAAGCTacacaatgaaaatgtaaaaagtacaCAAATCTAAGTTAGATGATCTACAATAACGATCATCTTTTCAAGGAATTTCTAAACAGTGGTAGTGTTAATCATTTTgcaaaagaatattttatttagtgtttcCTTTTATTACAGTACATCTACAGTATAGCCTATTTTGTCATCTTAATATTAATACAGGAAACTACTACAATCAAGGGATTCAGCGCAAACAAGAACTTCTgaacagctgtgccgttttggggATCCCAGCCTCCAGAATCACCGTAGTAGATCATAAGTAAGAGGCCTGCTGcactaaatacacaaaaacatgcatataaaaacatttaatctagGTGCCTTTAtgttaaaattttgttttgggAGTATCATAGTTTTGAAATATACTGATTTGTGTCTTAAACATGTTTGTATAGTACATGTGTACATATGCTACCTTCAGTTCTGGACTTGTGTCTTAGAATGGCATAGCTGTGGATTAGTAAGTAGTGCAGTCATCCATGGATTGGATTTCTGGCTCCTCCTGGTaaaaaatgtccttgggcaacaACCCTAAGttgcttttgtgtgtattaTTCAGTAGTcgtaaaaaaaagcatctgccaaattaCTAACTGTGAATGCGTAAATGTCTGCCTCCCCAAAGCATAAGTATCTTCCTTGGCACCAAGTGTCTATCAGAATAACTTAAGAATTTAATGATCCTCCTCCCATGCAACACCTTAATGTgtcatgcaaaaaataaatatgtcttaAACATAGTGCTAGGCTTAGACCCATAGACACATAACCCACTAAAAGCTTGAAATTTAAATCCCTCCTTCTATCACTCTTGTCTATCTGTCTCGTTAGTGGAACTGATATTTgaatttgctttaaatgtttgctcCACTGAGCTGTCTGTATGTTCTGAGCAATCTGTTAACCTCTTCGAGTATTCACAGTGAATTAGTCAATGTCAATGATCTAAAAAGGAATTGGGTACATTTGCTCCTTCTTTCATAAGTAGCTTCTGAGTGAGGTAGTTTCCGTACAGAAAACAAGTCTCAGACATGCCagataatttcattttcatttttatattgcaTAAGTTTCAAAACATCCTTTGTGTATTTTGAGCTTGAGTACATGGAGTATATATGCTTCCTAGAGGTAGAAAATGAGGGCAGTGTCACTCTGTGATAGTTTTTCTGACTTACCCATTCTTATGTGGAGCTCTGTAGAAATATTAGTCGTAAGACAGTAGCTGCACTTCCCTGCTTTGCTGCAAGAACATTTCAAAGACAAAGAACGAGTTCAAAGACAAATTCTTGCTTTTATTGATTAGACCTAATTACTATAGAAAATAATTACATCAAATGATAATGGATAACTTTACTGATAATATATTAGTATTTTTGAAATGCTACAAAACATGTACAAGTTCAGTAGTTCCTTAAATCTGGCTATATAGAAAAAGCCAGCAAAGAGACTTCATAATTAACCATTGTCATTTTGCATTCAAAGCAGTGAGCCAAACTTTGAACCCTTGTAGTCTAAATTCTTGTGTTATTCACtcatcttctgtttctttttatattctgttttgATGATGCAGCTGTACGACTTTCAGTCCCCTGGCTATTGGTAAAACAAAGATACAGAGATAATTGCTGTAAAGGGGAAGGATCCATTGGATCAAACCTGTCTATTAACTAGAAAATGTTTCTAAGAAATTCAGGGCTGCCTACATGTGAGTCTCGACCTTCTGGCTCCCAAGGAGAGCTGTATGAACTCTGACACTAACCTGGACCTTAGTAATAAGCTGGAAGCATGCCCAGGTTTTCTGCCCTAGCgaacatttttgtgtgtacatgtgtgtgttttaaacacacaaacacagactttaCAGTTTTATCATCTTGTGCACACAGAATATTGCTGAACTTTGATCTTAGTGCTGTCTGCACTTCAGCTGAACTGGAGCATAGCCCATACTTTCTGTGTATTCTGTCATTTgcccaaaacacacacttaatcaACACTTTGAGAGCTCCAGTCCAACTTGCAACCAAGTTCTCCCTCTCCTTGTTCTTTCCCTCGGTTCcacccctcctcttcctcctgttcATGACTGCTCGAGCCAACTGCCAAGGACTGTGGGATACATTTTGGCAATGCTCTGAGTACTGCTAATGTAGGTCATTCcaaactgtttttctctttgtgtgtttgtacatggcTAGCCACACTTTGGCTTTGCTCTTAACCCTTTCTATCCAAGTATGTGCAGATGCACATCCTTGACTTGACCTCTCCCCATTTTTTTTCGATTCATTTCATTGTGCACAAAGAAAAGAATGCACGTTAGTTcagttcttttttgtgtttctaacTAAAATGTACAACACAAAAGAATTACAGAGTTAGAATTCTTAAAATGTTAGCATCTGTAGCTGCATGATGGATTTGTGGCATCTTATCCAAAGTGATTTAAACACATAGTTAGGAACACCTTTCTAACTTAACAATTCCAGTATTAAACCACAGCCTTACAATAAAACCTACCTGCATAAATATTATGGTGATCAAATGCTTTAACTTTGTTAATGTTAGGGATGAGGAGTTGCATAGTTCTACTGTGTTGTACCAAGAGATTTCTTTCAATAGGCTATGTCTACTCTAGCGTATAAATATTAGACGTAGTGAGTGGTTTTGATGTTAATGGGACCATCTTTCCCCTGTATCATTGCCCTATGCAATGCATTGTAGCAATGTACCATTCAATTTTTGTTCTGTAACAAGGATTTAAGGTCCATTGAACTGATCATACAGCTTTTGTGTTACAAGCAAGTTTTGTAGTGAAATAAATACCAAAGTCAATTACATACCTCATTGTTTCCTACATTTTCTCACTGACCACTGTCTTGGTTCGAGGACTCTGCTGAGCTGTGGTCAACAAGGAAACTGAACAAATTGCAGTGATCCACACAGCTGTCATCAAGTCATGtaatgttttctgctgttttgcAGCTGTGAAACAAGAGAACTGGAAGATTTGGTAAATTAGAAAGTGCTTGTTATGTAGAAGTACAGATACTTGatcacaattattttatttgacgTGATACAGTTCATAATAAAAGTCTAATGCACATTTTGGGTTATGTTTCATGATGACAGATCTGTGTGAAACTTGCTCCTTTACAACTATAGCTGAGTTTTTGAAAATGACAGGAATAGCACATGGATTCTGTGTTAAAATAGGATTTTCTATTTAATGCTCACTGAATAGGACAGCTGTGTTGACAGTATCTGGGGCCCTGGTGCAAGTTGGGGTCTTTGTGATCAAGCTCAATCTGAATACGCTCCAATGGCTCTCCAATTGCACTGGCTTGACCTCTGTCTGCTCCCTGGACTCAATTATAGCTGCTTACTGCACAAATCCAACCATTTCACTTCTTCATTATGTTTTCCATCAGACTGAACTGATGCTGTTCTACCAGTAACCCACCACATCCCTGTTACTTTAataatgtgtctgtgtcagttATTAAAAAGTTTAGATTTACTTAACTCTCAACATAGAAGTAAATCACAAAGTTGAAGTTACTGTTTTTGAGTTGcttactgtaattctctgtatGGATGTAAGCACACAATCCTGGAAAGCCATATTCGCTGCAGTTAGGTGAGATGTAAATATACATTGATCAGTAGTTAAAATAGCAATCGCTGACTTATAAGCACATGGTAGAGCACTGTAAATTGTGGAGCCTTGCAATTGACCTCTGGCTGTGCTTTTATGCTTGATGCATTTGTCACCACCACACCACTGGGTGACTGCATAGTAAAACGACTTTTTCCTTTTGCTAAAGTCTGCATCAAGCAAAAAACTCAATTTGCTTCTGGTCACTTTacttcaaaacaaaactaacagaATTGTTACTTTTGTGACATTACAACATTTCATCATGGCTACCACAAATTTCTACCTTAATGTGAAACAACACATCTATTGGTGTGTTACTGTACTTGTAATTGTCCCACTACACCTGGATATAGTGGATCTGACTACATGGACAGAAGTCTGGCATTTCCACAGGCCTATAGTCCATGTGACCAGACTAAGCAAGCCctcttagacacacacacacacacacacacacacacacacacacacacacacacacacagaatcccCTTACTGGGCCAAAGTTCAATAACTGCATACAGATGCCTGTGAGCAATTAAACATCCACATGCTACAAAAACGGAGCTAGCGAGGTCACTTTAggacattttgttgtgttgccATAGCAAAGCTGACACTCAGCCTGCATCCTGCATGAGAAAGGTCAGGTGTCTTGtatcttttgttcatttttctctACTCCCCCGTTTTGTAGGCTTGTGCTTAGTTACGGTTGTCAAGCTGTAAGGCATAAtgtctaaaataataaatgaaataatgaagcagcagaacattaaaaacacagatagGTCTGTGGTATAGCCAAGCTGTGAACTCAGTATGATATTTTCTAACTTAATATTTAAGCATTATGGCCCAATTCTCGCAAAATCCTTTGCTTGTTTTTACTAGCTTTCTGTCTAAAGCAGACAGACATTATGAAGTTAAAGCTTTATTAATTTAAGCAGCATTTAACAGTGATAAGATTCTATTTCACAGTTCCATCCCTtttcaaaaacacactcacacacagcacGTATGATATCTAGGTCACTGGTATCAAAGTGTCACAGCAGTGCATTCACTCAATGACAGACAGTTTTAAACTATCTCTGAACCCCATCCACCCTCCTTCCTGTGACATAGCAGACCCCCTCAATCCTTTACACCAAAGCCCTACGGTCACATCACTGGCAGCCAATGGATTTGTGGCCTAATTTATCACTTCCCTCTTTAGCTCAGCTGTCATGGCTCATTGTTATCAGCGCAAAAAAGGAGGGGTGACTGATGACACAGCCGCACACCTACTCCCCTTCAtgcacacaacagaaacaccaaattGTTGATCTCTCTGCTTTTCTCATCAAGCAATCAGCAGCACAGTTTAGTGAATTTTttactatgtttttattttttattataatttttttcagtcTCGTCGGTTTCCTTTGCCTGTTTCCTTTGTCTTCAATGTGGACTAAAGAAAATTCCTACTTCTCCCAAAAACATATTCTCTGCATCTCTCATCTTAGAGCTGACGCCTGATGTAGACTCTGCATTGTCTCTAAGCCGTAGTTTCAAATTGAGAGGATCCTAAGGGCCTTCTTACCCCACAATGACTGGTTTCATATGCTGGGTTAAAACTTTTGATCacaaaaaaagatcaacaaCTAAAAGTCAGAATAACCCGGCTACACATTTCAGTGATCTGCCTGAGAACGTTTTGGGTTTTCTTCTATGGAGAAATGTGGTGATTGAGTCAGGAATGAAACTGTTACACCCTAATGTTCAGCTTGCTTACGTTGTGCAGAAGCCTcctgacatgacatgacatgctTTTCAGTGAATAATAAGTAGATAACCATTTctcctttctgtgttttccagagAACTTCCAGACGATCCCAAAGCAGAGTGGAGCATCTCTTTGGTGTCTGCTGTAATTGTGAAGCATGTAATGGTCCACTCCTTCAACATGGTATGCTCAGCGCTGTGTTGAAGTTTTGCCTCAGCACTGTGGCTTTTCTCTCATTTCCTGTTTGCTTTTACTACACAATTTCCCTGTCATTCTATGTAAGACATtagtttattgtattgttttgtttttaccataTTTTTTGGCACCACAGCATCCTAGCTCATTATCTCAGATCCTCTGTGGTCTATGTATTATTCCTGCCAGCCATCATCTCTTTTTGTCCACCACACACTGTATTTTGAGCCTCCCTAAAAATGGGAGGTGGGGGGCAGGGGAAAGCTGCTGCAGTTAAAAGTTTGGATTCCATTTCTGAGTTAATGCAAAGATTGCTATGGACCACAGGGCAGTTCCACACAATTTGCTTATGATAATGTggttaaattaaacttaaaagatTTTTATGCATGCTATcttaacaaaagtaaaaataagcgAAAGCTCTGACAAAGTACAGCAGCACtggcattaaagaaaaaaaaacagcaagatTGAAAAGATTTAAAGTTTACAAGTTTCCCATAATATGCTGTATTTGGGATGTGACCCTTACACTTGATTGCAAAGACACAGTCACGGTAGCATACGCCTGAGAATAGCAAATGCCAAGTCTTTAGTCAAgcactttttctttccctttgacctgattcttttttttcacttgtatCCTCTGGTGTGCAAGCATGCACgcagaaaaaaaagggtttttaaaTATCAGTTGTCAGCTGCCAAGCAGCTCCACAGTCAGACACAGAAACCCTTCCAATAACCCAAGAAAAAAATCTCCCTCTGTTTTTTGCcatagtttatttaaaatcacttttagATACCAAGATTCTCCCTTTTCTCCCACACTGAGAtattgttgtgttgtttcaggTGCTGACCTTCGATGAAAGAGGAGTGAGTGGCCATGCCAATCACATAGCCATCCATAAAGCTGTCAGGTACAGACTGAACTTTGAGGCTTTGCCATCaggaaaaaatttttttaaatctctcaaTTTAAAGATGCCAACTGCAGGGATTTTTTTATGTAgcttacacatgcacactgaagCCAACCCACTCCTTAGTCATAAAACACTGTCCAGGaaaatgcagaacatttaaactcACATCAACATCCATCTCTCCAAATGATTCCCCACAAAGacgtgcacacaaacacacacacagagcatgtTTTTCAGAATTGGTCTGTTACATAGCTGAGAGGTCATCCAAACAGAGTCCTCAGAGGCACTCGGCTCTGCTCCCAGAGAGCTGCAGTAAATCCTGTCCCTGAAGTGGTGAGGTGGGAGGGCAGCTCTGGTTTGGAGAGGCCAACCAAGCAAGTTGCATCAGgctgttggtttaaaaaaattgttttgcacTGTGCAGTGTCCCCATATTACACTGGTTTACCTCACTGAGCCTATATT
The Channa argus isolate prfri chromosome 24, Channa argus male v1.0, whole genome shotgun sequence genome window above contains:
- the pigl gene encoding N-acetylglucosaminyl-phosphatidylinositol de-N-acetylase, with the protein product MGIYIIFLIVFFHLVLIKCIYDRHRRTLIMSLKRLIKVLSSRETSNSEIRVLIVTAHPDDECMFFAPTIIRLVELNACVHLLCLSEGNYYNQGIQRKQELLNSCAVLGIPASRITVVDHKELPDDPKAEWSISLVSAVIVKHVMVHSFNMVLTFDERGVSGHANHIAIHKAVSHLAFSGQFPQDCCFLSLVTVGLLRKYLCFLELPISWLLPSCLCCIIGLEDYRQAKAAMLCHRTQLLWFRYLYITFSRYMFINTFQMISQGPKHLKIY